The following are encoded together in the Candidatus Aminicenantes bacterium genome:
- a CDS encoding restriction endonuclease subunit R, protein LLPNDPDNYYKKHDILSAEWQLELCKAKIIIGNFHQMKPRERIAAGKLTRQILVRDEVSPFTETPEQMVRRVCRGLGNKRNIVVINDEAHHCYRRKPDDEDGEKLKGDERKEAEKRDEEARIWISGLEAIKAKTGIRAIFDLSATPFFLRGSGFSEGTLFPWVVSDFSLIDAIESGIVKVPRVPVADDAMSGEMPTYRNLWIRIRDDLPKKGRRAGEYQSEPKLPAELEGALHSLYSNYEKYYKLWQNNVEAREKGQTPPVFIVVCNNTNVSKMVYDYIAGYEKPFSKDTFGVVPGALKIFSNEENSGWTSRPNTILIDSEQLETEGAMSAEFKKIAAIEIEEFKGEYKTRFPDRDADNLTDEDILREVMNTVGKPGKLGENVKCVVSVSMLTEGWDANTVTHILGVRAFGTQLLCEQVVGRGLRRRSYAVNPDGMFSPEYAEVYGVPFSFIPCSGSSVDPKPGPIPTRVRALDERLDRMIRFPRVIGYKYDLPLEKWTAKFTTDSHMALSAQDLPTKVEVDPIVGEKSLHTLDDLKKRRENEVAFCISKRFIDKYCKENGLEIPWVFPKILPIVKQWLKECLYCKDNTFPQMLLLATFSHNAADKIHNAIVRSTEGENRLKPLLRAYDPEGSTRYVDFDTIRPVFSTRADKCHISHVVADTETWEQKMAQSLEDMDEVISYVKNQNLGFTIPYILNGEEKLYFPDFIVRINDGHGQGDLLNLIIEVTGERKKEKVIKVEAAKTLWVPAINNHGGFGRWAFLEIADPWDAKNDIRRYINSIEEIV, encoded by the coding sequence TTTTGCTGCCCAATGACCCGGACAACTATTACAAGAAGCATGATATCCTGTCCGCAGAATGGCAGCTGGAATTATGCAAGGCCAAGATCATCATCGGCAATTTTCACCAAATGAAACCCAGGGAGCGGATCGCTGCCGGGAAACTGACCAGACAAATCCTGGTCAGGGATGAAGTCAGCCCTTTTACGGAAACTCCCGAACAGATGGTTAGGCGAGTTTGCCGGGGACTTGGAAACAAGCGAAACATTGTGGTCATCAACGATGAAGCTCATCACTGCTACCGTCGCAAACCCGATGATGAAGATGGGGAAAAACTTAAAGGTGACGAACGCAAAGAGGCTGAGAAGCGTGATGAAGAAGCCCGGATTTGGATATCGGGCCTTGAAGCCATCAAGGCAAAAACAGGCATCCGCGCAATTTTTGATCTCTCGGCAACGCCCTTCTTTCTGCGTGGTTCAGGCTTTTCAGAAGGCACTCTCTTTCCTTGGGTTGTCTCCGACTTTTCTCTGATTGACGCCATCGAATCGGGGATTGTGAAAGTACCGCGAGTTCCGGTTGCTGACGATGCCATGTCCGGCGAAATGCCTACCTACCGAAATCTCTGGATTCGCATCCGTGATGATCTGCCCAAAAAAGGCCGCAGAGCAGGTGAATACCAAAGCGAACCAAAATTGCCGGCTGAATTGGAAGGTGCCCTGCACAGCCTCTACAGCAATTATGAAAAGTATTACAAGCTCTGGCAAAACAATGTCGAGGCTCGCGAGAAAGGGCAAACCCCACCGGTTTTTATCGTTGTCTGTAACAACACCAATGTATCTAAAATGGTTTATGATTATATCGCTGGATATGAAAAACCGTTTTCCAAAGATACATTCGGAGTTGTTCCCGGTGCGCTGAAAATATTCAGTAATGAGGAAAACAGCGGCTGGACCTCCCGTCCCAACACGATTCTCATTGACAGCGAACAGCTTGAAACGGAAGGGGCGATGAGTGCCGAGTTTAAAAAGATCGCCGCCATAGAAATCGAGGAATTCAAGGGTGAATATAAAACAAGGTTCCCCGACCGCGATGCCGATAACCTGACCGACGAAGATATCCTGCGCGAAGTCATGAATACGGTCGGCAAGCCGGGAAAACTTGGCGAGAACGTCAAATGTGTGGTTTCGGTTTCCATGTTGACCGAAGGCTGGGATGCCAACACGGTCACTCATATTTTAGGCGTAAGGGCGTTTGGAACCCAGCTCCTTTGCGAGCAGGTCGTGGGCCGTGGCCTGCGCCGCCGCAGCTATGCAGTCAACCCTGATGGCATGTTCTCCCCCGAATATGCCGAAGTATATGGGGTACCTTTTTCCTTCATTCCCTGCAGCGGTTCCTCTGTTGATCCCAAGCCCGGTCCCATTCCTACCCGGGTGCGGGCGCTCGATGAACGACTTGACCGAATGATCCGTTTCCCGCGTGTGATCGGCTACAAGTATGATCTGCCGCTTGAAAAATGGACGGCCAAATTTACAACCGATTCTCATATGGCTCTCTCGGCTCAGGATTTGCCTACAAAAGTTGAAGTTGACCCTATTGTCGGCGAAAAAAGCTTGCATACTCTCGACGACTTGAAAAAAAGGCGTGAAAACGAGGTCGCATTTTGTATCAGCAAACGTTTTATTGATAAATATTGCAAAGAAAATGGATTGGAAATCCCCTGGGTATTTCCCAAAATCCTTCCTATCGTCAAGCAGTGGCTGAAAGAATGCCTTTATTGCAAGGACAACACTTTTCCGCAAATGTTGCTGCTCGCCACCTTTTCACACAATGCCGCCGATAAAATCCACAATGCCATTGTACGTTCCACTGAAGGAGAAAACCGCCTGAAACCTTTGCTGCGGGCGTACGATCCTGAAGGCTCCACCCGCTATGTAGATTTCGACACGATCCGTCCTGTCTTCTCTACCCGGGCCGACAAATGCCACATATCCCACGTTGTGGCCGATACCGAAACCTGGGAACAGAAAATGGCCCAGTCCCTGGAAGACATGGATGAAGTCATTAGCTACGTGAAAAACCAGAATCTCGGTTTTACTATTCCTTATATTCTGAACGGCGAAGAGAAGTTGTATTTCCCTGATTTCATCGTCCGTATAAATGATGGCCATGGCCAGGGCGATCTGCTGAATCTGATCATTGAAGTCACCGGTGAGCGAAAAAAAGAAAAAGTCATTAAGGTAGAAGCGGCAAAAACACTCTGGGTACCGGCGATCAACAACCATGGCGGCTTCGGCCGTTGGGCTTTCCTGGAAATTGCTGACCCGTGGGATGCGAAGAATGATATTAGAAGGTATATAAATTCAATTGAGGAAATCGTATGA